The following proteins are co-located in the Gloeocapsa sp. PCC 7428 genome:
- a CDS encoding phosphatase PAP2 family protein, with product MLIATFDSVGDVLWGTDLIVRIQEVFSPSWYWVFELFSYLGDTEGVVLLTALTFWLSGRRLAYSLVGIVVFSMTIDLTIGTLIGLPRPEDPRIIIWKDEFTSSFPSGHAALATSMWGMLATLNWMPKFIAAIAVVGAMLARLYFGVHYLGDVIGGALIAGILIVAYLRILPALDDFFSARSFRFFQFWGSLICALVLVAIPFAGDSARVWHVMGTVAGFIIGGLIEYRYLRYSPTPLARTALTLKLLIGLGVLIPLLLIPLLLDDQLVLEALTFFLAALWSLLFAPILFTRMRLSATPTVTRRFC from the coding sequence GTGTTAATTGCAACATTCGATTCGGTTGGAGACGTGTTGTGGGGAACTGACCTCATTGTTAGGATACAAGAGGTTTTTAGCCCTAGCTGGTACTGGGTATTTGAGTTATTTAGCTATCTTGGCGATACCGAAGGTGTAGTCTTACTAACAGCTTTGACATTTTGGCTTTCTGGTCGCCGACTTGCCTACAGTTTAGTTGGTATTGTTGTCTTTTCAATGACGATCGACTTAACGATTGGCACTTTAATTGGGCTACCGCGTCCAGAAGATCCGCGAATTATCATCTGGAAGGATGAATTTACATCGTCGTTTCCTAGCGGACACGCCGCACTTGCGACCTCAATGTGGGGAATGTTGGCTACCTTAAATTGGATGCCAAAATTTATAGCAGCGATCGCCGTTGTGGGTGCGATGCTCGCTCGCTTGTACTTTGGCGTACACTACCTAGGAGACGTGATTGGTGGTGCGTTGATTGCTGGGATATTGATCGTTGCTTACTTGCGAATACTACCAGCACTTGATGACTTTTTCTCGGCGCGATCGTTTAGATTTTTCCAATTTTGGGGAAGTTTAATATGCGCTCTTGTTCTTGTCGCAATTCCTTTCGCGGGAGATTCAGCAAGAGTTTGGCACGTGATGGGAACTGTGGCGGGTTTTATTATTGGTGGTTTAATCGAATATCGTTACTTACGCTACTCGCCTACACCGCTTGCGCGTACAGCGTTAACACTCAAGCTATTGATTGGATTAGGTGTCTTGATTCCGCTTTTACTTATCCCGCTATTGCTTGACGATCAGCTTGTGCTGGAAGCTTTAACCTTCTTTTTGGCTGCATTGTGGAGTTTACTATTTGCACCAATTCTATTTACTCGGATGCGGCTATCGGCTACACCTACGGTAACTAGGCGTTTTTGCTAA
- a CDS encoding DMT family transporter gives MNYNNAPEGANFGLLMIMVSAILWGTVGVFVQTIYTLSESNSFSIGFLRLAISLPVLFLACARTLGWQMLQIAKRDLALMLLTGAMTAFYQVCYFTSISYIGVAAATLITLCTAPVWVALLASLILHERFTLGILLAGLCALGGTSLLVNIQPEQIAVRSQILGVGLALGSALAYASVTLCSRLLSRRYHPLQSLTVSFFAGAVFLLPIALITGLVLQYPFVGWIALLYLGIVTTAFAYVLYFSGIRHTPATVASIATLLEPLTSTILAWWLLGENLGTSGIIGGVLLLIAIGILYWDLRWNQRHSRRN, from the coding sequence ATGAATTATAATAACGCCCCAGAGGGCGCTAATTTTGGGTTGCTGATGATTATGGTTTCAGCAATCTTGTGGGGGACGGTTGGCGTATTTGTTCAGACTATCTATACATTGTCTGAAAGTAATTCCTTCTCAATTGGATTCTTGCGGTTAGCGATTTCGCTACCTGTGTTATTTCTTGCTTGTGCGCGTACTTTAGGATGGCAAATGTTACAAATTGCCAAACGCGATTTGGCGTTGATGCTGCTAACTGGAGCAATGACAGCGTTCTACCAAGTCTGTTACTTTACATCTATTAGCTACATCGGTGTGGCAGCTGCTACGCTCATCACACTTTGTACTGCGCCTGTTTGGGTTGCCCTACTTGCTTCACTAATACTGCATGAGCGGTTTACGCTGGGAATACTTTTGGCAGGTTTGTGTGCGCTTGGAGGAACATCACTGCTAGTTAATATTCAACCTGAACAGATTGCCGTGCGCTCGCAAATTTTAGGAGTTGGTTTAGCCCTCGGTTCAGCATTGGCATATGCATCAGTGACGCTATGTAGTCGATTACTATCAAGACGCTATCATCCCCTTCAATCACTCACAGTCAGCTTCTTTGCTGGAGCAGTTTTCCTTTTACCGATCGCGTTAATAACTGGGTTGGTGCTTCAATACCCTTTCGTCGGTTGGATAGCTCTGTTGTATTTAGGCATTGTCACAACTGCCTTCGCTTACGTGCTATATTTCAGCGGGATACGTCATACACCCGCTACAGTTGCTAGCATTGCTACCCTACTTGAGCCGTTAACTTCAACGATTTTGGCATGGTGGCTATTGGGTGAAAATTTGGGTACTTCGGGCATTATCGGAGGTGTCTTGTTGTTGATCGCGATTGGAATACTTTATTGGGACTTGCGTTGGAACCAACGTCATTCTAGAAGAAACTAA
- a CDS encoding DUF3598 family protein, whose translation MRSQWECLLQNVGEWQGSFTRFSPQGELIENTPTVVSLEGIDNNQTMRQIIRRTLPNQSIDEKVLQYSTLGKQILFFENGAFSQGSIQLAPYSEFGAEHGLIAGDRRLRLVQLFDKTGNLDRITLIREKLPHSTTPERPALQVADLVGQWQGEAITRYPDGQVSDTYPTKLRIEKTSDTQLVQHLSIMQQGSHHTISSTGRIAGSVLSFETGSQWNQVLLLPDGASAASPQHVRIGQAFFLELGWLIQSHMRQRIIRRYNDKGEWYSLTLVTETKVG comes from the coding sequence ATGCGATCGCAGTGGGAATGTTTATTACAAAATGTTGGTGAATGGCAAGGGTCATTTACGCGTTTTTCACCGCAAGGAGAGTTAATCGAAAATACTCCTACCGTTGTTTCCTTAGAGGGGATCGACAATAATCAAACAATGCGCCAAATTATTCGGCGTACTTTACCCAATCAAAGTATCGATGAGAAAGTTTTACAATACAGCACGTTAGGAAAGCAAATTTTATTTTTTGAAAATGGTGCTTTCTCCCAAGGCTCGATTCAACTTGCTCCTTATTCTGAGTTTGGTGCAGAACACGGATTAATTGCAGGCGATCGCCGCTTACGCTTAGTACAGTTGTTCGATAAAACTGGCAACCTTGACCGAATTACGCTGATTCGCGAGAAACTTCCGCATAGTACAACACCAGAACGCCCAGCATTGCAAGTTGCAGATTTAGTTGGACAATGGCAAGGAGAAGCAATAACACGCTATCCTGACGGGCAAGTTAGTGATACTTATCCAACAAAGTTACGCATAGAAAAGACAAGCGATACGCAACTTGTGCAACACCTCAGTATTATGCAGCAAGGTTCGCACCATACGATTAGCTCAACAGGAAGAATCGCAGGTTCGGTTTTATCGTTTGAAACAGGTTCGCAATGGAATCAAGTGTTATTACTTCCTGACGGCGCTTCCGCTGCTTCACCGCAACACGTCCGAATTGGACAAGCCTTTTTTTTGGAACTCGGCTGGCTGATTCAATCTCATATGCGTCAAAGAATTATCCGCCGTTATAACGATAAAGGTGAATGGTACAGCTTAACGTTAGTGACAGAAACGAAAGTCGGTTAG
- the def gene encoding peptide deformylase has product MPSEVVVEKQKLKNPPLDIRYLGDRALRQPAKRVAKVDQELRLLAKEMLQTMYTADGIGLAAPQVAVQKQVIVIDCEPDNPANPPLVLVNPVIKQFSPELCVMQEGCLSIPGVYLDVVRPQVVEISYKDENGRPRTLKANELLARCIQHEIDHLNGVLFVDRVENKIALNAELSKHGFSAKAVKPIA; this is encoded by the coding sequence ATGCCTTCGGAAGTTGTTGTTGAAAAACAAAAGTTAAAAAACCCTCCCCTCGATATTCGCTACTTAGGCGATCGCGCGTTGCGTCAGCCAGCTAAGCGGGTTGCAAAAGTCGATCAAGAACTGCGCCTCCTTGCCAAAGAAATGCTACAAACGATGTACACTGCGGATGGCATTGGTTTAGCTGCACCCCAAGTCGCAGTTCAAAAACAAGTTATTGTCATTGATTGCGAACCGGATAATCCAGCTAATCCACCGCTGGTTTTAGTTAATCCAGTGATTAAACAATTCAGCCCAGAATTGTGTGTGATGCAAGAAGGATGTCTGAGTATTCCTGGTGTTTATTTAGACGTTGTGCGTCCGCAAGTTGTCGAAATTAGCTATAAAGATGAAAACGGACGTCCGCGAACATTAAAAGCAAACGAGTTACTCGCGCGCTGCATTCAACATGAAATCGACCACCTGAATGGGGTACTATTTGTAGACCGAGTAGAAAATAAAATTGCACTCAATGCTGAGCTATCAAAGCACGGCTTCTCGGCAAAAGCTGTTAAACCAATCGCTTAG
- a CDS encoding cofactor assembly of complex C subunit B, protein MMSVTSLASTLVLTLLLAVGLFFFIRASVKDRTQEVTLVSEQEETSLLEQLQQYFARRSYRLSTVDSVRNQVTYEGFVKPSIFLAIFLTSLAAIGILCLALVWSLLFPNLSSIFLGLVLLSPMAGVFYWKKAARPEQVLLKLSNQTDKLPHELQSQITVVAHRDELIELQRSLKLKPCE, encoded by the coding sequence ATGATGAGTGTTACATCTCTTGCTTCTACGTTGGTACTGACTTTGCTACTAGCAGTCGGGCTATTTTTCTTTATTCGAGCATCGGTCAAAGATCGTACGCAAGAAGTTACTCTTGTCTCTGAACAAGAGGAAACCTCTTTGCTAGAGCAATTACAGCAGTATTTTGCTCGCCGTTCATATCGCCTATCTACCGTTGATTCAGTACGAAATCAAGTTACATACGAGGGATTTGTCAAGCCGAGCATTTTCTTAGCAATATTTTTAACGTCGCTTGCAGCGATCGGAATTTTGTGTTTAGCACTTGTCTGGTCTTTACTCTTCCCGAACTTGAGTTCCATCTTCCTTGGTTTAGTGCTACTATCTCCTATGGCTGGCGTGTTTTATTGGAAAAAAGCTGCTCGTCCAGAGCAAGTTTTGCTCAAGCTTTCCAATCAGACAGACAAGCTACCGCATGAGTTACAAAGCCAGATTACAGTTGTTGCTCATAGAGACGAGCTAATCGAGCTACAGCGATCGCTCAAGTTAAAGCCTTGTGAGTAA
- the serS gene encoding serine--tRNA ligase gives MLDIKQIRENPSFVQERLQSRGNYDLQPLLTLDRQQRELEAKRSHLQARSNEIGKLVGQKIKAGSDPQSAEIQSLRQEGNDLKNQIGELEPQEREIKSQLEALLLTIPNLPSESTPLGNSEEDNVEVRRWGDEYLPQNSDILPHWEIGEHLGILNFERSVKVAQSRFVTLIGAGAALERALIHFMLDRQIAAGYTEVLPPILINTQSLTASGQLPKFAEESFKCAADDLWLSPTAEVPITNLYREEILAAEDLPINHCAYTPCFRREAGSYGRDTRGLIRLHQFNKVELYKLVHPETSEHEHQKLVANAEAILQELKLPYRVLELCTGDLGFSAAKTYDLEVWLPSANKYREISSCSNCRDFQARRGGIRFKESGKKGTQFVHTLNGSGLAVGRTMAAILENYQQPDKTVRIPEALQPYLRQEVLTKTTS, from the coding sequence GTGCTGGATATTAAGCAGATTCGAGAAAATCCATCATTCGTACAAGAAAGGTTGCAAAGCCGTGGAAACTATGATTTGCAACCGCTATTAACATTGGATCGGCAACAAAGAGAACTTGAAGCGAAGCGATCGCACTTACAAGCCCGCAGTAACGAAATTGGTAAACTTGTCGGACAAAAAATCAAAGCAGGTAGCGATCCGCAAAGCGCAGAGATTCAAAGTTTGCGTCAAGAAGGAAACGATCTCAAAAACCAAATCGGCGAACTCGAACCACAAGAAAGAGAAATTAAGTCGCAATTAGAAGCTTTGTTGTTGACAATACCTAATTTACCGAGCGAATCAACTCCGCTGGGTAACAGCGAAGAAGATAATGTTGAAGTACGACGTTGGGGCGATGAGTATCTTCCGCAAAATTCCGATATTTTACCGCATTGGGAAATTGGCGAACATTTGGGAATTTTAAATTTTGAGCGATCGGTAAAAGTTGCCCAAAGTCGTTTTGTGACATTAATTGGTGCAGGTGCAGCGTTAGAAAGAGCGTTAATTCATTTTATGCTCGACCGCCAAATTGCAGCAGGTTATACAGAAGTTTTACCACCAATTCTAATTAATACTCAATCGCTGACAGCATCAGGTCAATTGCCAAAGTTTGCCGAAGAAAGTTTCAAATGTGCAGCAGATGATTTATGGTTAAGTCCAACCGCAGAAGTTCCCATTACTAACCTTTATCGCGAAGAAATCCTTGCGGCTGAAGATTTACCAATAAATCACTGTGCGTATACTCCTTGCTTTAGAAGAGAAGCAGGAAGTTATGGAAGAGATACACGCGGTTTAATTCGCCTACATCAATTTAATAAGGTCGAACTTTACAAATTAGTTCATCCTGAGACTTCAGAACACGAGCATCAAAAATTAGTCGCAAATGCTGAAGCGATTTTACAAGAATTGAAGCTACCGTATCGCGTTCTAGAATTGTGTACAGGTGACTTAGGCTTCTCGGCGGCAAAGACGTATGATTTAGAAGTTTGGCTACCTTCGGCAAACAAATATCGCGAAATCTCTAGCTGTTCTAACTGTCGAGATTTTCAAGCCCGACGCGGCGGAATTCGCTTTAAAGAAAGTGGCAAAAAAGGCACGCAATTTGTCCACACACTCAACGGTTCAGGGTTAGCAGTAGGGCGTACAATGGCGGCAATTTTGGAGAACTACCAACAGCCTGACAAAACCGTACGCATCCCCGAAGCACTGCAACCTTATCTCAGGCAAGAGGTCTTAACTAAAACAACGTCTTAA
- a CDS encoding PrsW family glutamic-type intramembrane protease produces the protein MTGQDNAEGFLQQLPRGSEGESGIVHRYPLSRTQEVIVGRDSSCQIVLDSSIYGTVSRRHAVFRPMLTSGIQPRWLVCDLNSANGTYVNGHRLAQCQELRAGDRITLGYNGAEFVFEYTTPHAYTQQSAPEEAAKLVGRSSKSSDRTVSFTQLFPIAATAKDLTSKAYLIPGVLTVIFVVLMFATVGRFETAYFNQILVAIYLAGAAYYFIYQLCGKRKPWWTILGVAIASFLMLLSPILPLFIFVFRGLLPGQIPLTADFVSFPELLMRMFFGAGLMEELLKALPVFCAYLIGQRLNSPWRERIGIAEPLDGILLGTASAMSFTLVETLRQYVPEITRGAAFQGGIGVGQLVGFQLLIPRILGSVAGHMAYSGYFGYFIGLSVLKSRQRWRILGVGYLSAAVLHALWNATGLLSGLLLAAVGVVSYAFLAAAILKARVLSPTRSQNFATRFGKRP, from the coding sequence ATGACCGGACAAGATAACGCTGAGGGATTTTTGCAGCAATTACCTCGTGGTAGTGAAGGGGAATCAGGTATTGTTCACCGCTACCCCCTCTCTAGAACTCAAGAGGTGATTGTAGGGCGCGATTCTAGCTGCCAAATCGTCTTAGATTCTAGTATCTATGGCACGGTTTCACGTCGTCATGCCGTTTTTCGACCGATGCTGACTAGTGGGATTCAGCCGCGTTGGCTTGTCTGTGACTTAAATAGTGCTAATGGCACGTATGTCAATGGGCATCGTTTAGCGCAATGTCAAGAGCTACGCGCAGGCGATCGCATCACGCTGGGATACAACGGTGCGGAATTCGTTTTTGAGTATACAACGCCTCACGCCTACACTCAACAATCTGCACCAGAAGAAGCAGCAAAGCTTGTTGGGAGATCATCTAAATCGTCGGATCGCACAGTCAGCTTTACTCAGTTATTTCCCATCGCCGCGACAGCCAAGGACTTGACAAGTAAGGCGTATCTGATTCCAGGAGTCCTTACGGTGATCTTTGTGGTTTTGATGTTCGCTACCGTAGGTCGATTTGAGACAGCGTACTTTAATCAGATACTTGTGGCGATTTATCTTGCTGGTGCGGCGTATTACTTTATTTATCAGCTGTGTGGCAAGCGGAAACCTTGGTGGACAATTTTGGGAGTCGCGATCGCGTCTTTCCTGATGTTGCTGAGTCCGATTTTACCGTTATTCATTTTTGTATTTCGTGGGCTGCTTCCTGGTCAAATTCCGCTAACGGCTGATTTTGTTAGCTTTCCTGAATTACTGATGCGGATGTTTTTTGGTGCTGGATTAATGGAGGAACTGCTTAAGGCGTTACCCGTATTTTGTGCATATTTGATTGGGCAGCGGCTGAATTCTCCTTGGCGAGAACGCATCGGTATTGCCGAACCTTTAGATGGAATTTTGCTCGGAACTGCTTCGGCGATGAGTTTTACTTTGGTAGAAACACTGAGACAATATGTGCCAGAAATTACTCGCGGTGCAGCCTTTCAGGGTGGAATTGGTGTCGGTCAACTTGTCGGTTTTCAACTATTAATTCCTCGAATCTTAGGCTCTGTCGCGGGACACATGGCATATAGTGGGTATTTTGGTTATTTCATTGGTTTAAGTGTGTTGAAGTCACGTCAGCGTTGGCGAATTTTAGGAGTAGGATATTTGAGCGCTGCGGTCCTTCATGCGCTGTGGAATGCTACAGGACTTTTAAGCGGCTTGCTTTTAGCTGCGGTTGGTGTCGTGTCGTATGCGTTTTTAGCCGCCGCTATCTTAAAAGCACGAGTCCTCTCACCAACGCGATCGCAGAACTTTGCTACTCGGTTTGGCAAACGACCGTAG
- a CDS encoding DUF3611 family protein — MVNKSDSSLPSGLQRIAIAFRLAGWLSFWTQLVLAVVSAVVLLSASVSRDTAPNAQQSPGTGVGIVLAVSGLVTLGLGIYLAFRYTRIGNRLLSANTTNRPRKADTVQILRLGLIVNLVGMLLTILGAQAIAGTLLLRSFALPQTGLGAAIYNPQQLIRPLDILVVQANTNTVAAHFAGLVASLFLLARINKN; from the coding sequence ATGGTTAACAAGTCAGATTCTTCGCTGCCTTCAGGGTTGCAACGAATTGCGATCGCATTTCGGCTAGCTGGCTGGCTTAGCTTTTGGACTCAGTTAGTTCTAGCGGTAGTTTCTGCGGTTGTGTTGCTGTCGGCGAGTGTAAGTCGCGATACGGCACCGAATGCGCAACAAAGTCCAGGGACAGGGGTTGGTATCGTTTTAGCCGTCAGTGGATTAGTCACGTTAGGCTTAGGCATTTACTTAGCGTTTCGCTACACGCGCATTGGGAATCGCTTGCTTTCGGCAAATACGACGAATCGCCCGCGTAAGGCAGATACAGTTCAAATTCTGCGCTTAGGATTGATTGTGAACTTGGTTGGAATGCTATTAACAATCTTAGGAGCGCAGGCGATCGCAGGTACACTACTACTAAGATCTTTTGCTTTACCGCAAACAGGTTTAGGCGCAGCGATTTACAATCCTCAACAACTCATTCGCCCGTTAGATATATTAGTAGTTCAGGCAAATACGAACACGGTAGCGGCTCATTTTGCAGGACTCGTTGCTTCGCTCTTTCTCTTAGCACGCATCAATAAAAACTAG
- the aat gene encoding leucyl/phenylalanyl-tRNA--protein transferase codes for MEYDVSAIVQGYAQGYFLMADDANVLGWYTSRDRTLIPLDERFCYPKSLRRVLNAERFAVAVNRDFAGVVAGCANREETWISPELQEIYWQLYQSGWAYSFETWQGDELAGGVLGIVIGGAFIGESMFYRISDGSKVALVKLVERLRDRAFVFFDAQMMNPHLERFGAYRVNQREYRSLLAQALKRQCSLF; via the coding sequence ATGGAATATGATGTTTCTGCGATTGTTCAAGGTTACGCGCAAGGCTATTTTCTGATGGCTGATGACGCGAATGTTTTGGGTTGGTACACGAGTCGCGATCGCACGCTTATCCCTTTAGATGAACGCTTCTGTTATCCCAAGTCATTAAGACGCGTGCTCAACGCTGAACGCTTTGCTGTTGCAGTGAATCGTGATTTCGCAGGTGTAGTAGCTGGGTGTGCGAATCGAGAAGAAACTTGGATTTCTCCCGAATTGCAGGAGATTTATTGGCAACTTTACCAATCTGGTTGGGCTTATAGCTTTGAAACATGGCAAGGCGATGAGTTAGCAGGAGGAGTTTTAGGGATTGTTATTGGAGGAGCTTTTATTGGAGAATCAATGTTTTACCGCATCTCTGATGGCTCAAAAGTTGCACTCGTTAAGTTGGTAGAACGGTTACGCGATCGCGCTTTTGTTTTTTTTGATGCGCAGATGATGAATCCTCATCTCGAACGATTTGGCGCTTATCGAGTCAATCAACGCGAGTATCGATCTCTGTTGGCGCAAGCACTCAAGCGACAGTGTTCTTTATTTTAG
- a CDS encoding PadR family transcriptional regulator, translating into MKIHEIYEFFQNPPPTYLCQELAVCYVLSVLLEAESYGTELIQRLETEYPLYRLSDTVLYSALKFLEDEKAITGYWRKVEGRGRPRRMYQINPDWLPQAQELARLWQGYANSGMRVTNHQ; encoded by the coding sequence ATGAAAATTCATGAAATCTATGAGTTTTTTCAAAACCCTCCTCCAACTTATTTATGCCAAGAATTAGCCGTATGTTATGTATTGTCAGTATTGCTAGAAGCTGAGTCTTATGGAACAGAGTTAATTCAACGTTTAGAGACCGAATATCCTCTATACCGCCTTTCTGACACTGTTTTGTACAGCGCTCTCAAATTTCTTGAAGATGAAAAGGCTATTACTGGCTACTGGCGCAAAGTAGAAGGTCGCGGACGTCCGCGCAGGATGTATCAAATCAATCCTGATTGGTTGCCGCAGGCTCAAGAATTAGCACGCTTATGGCAAGGATATGCGAATAGTGGTATGCGTGTAACAAATCATCAATAA
- the rseP gene encoding RIP metalloprotease RseP: protein MSVLAAIAVLALLIVVHELGHFIAARSQGIHVNRFSLGFGPVLLKYQGKETEYAVRAFPLGGYVGFPDDDPDSKIPPNDPNLLRNRPVLDRAIVISAGVIANLIFAYLLLVVQIGTVGAPQLNFEPGVLVPAVVTEQTSVAAQAGIKPGDIIISVDGKELPASQEALPYLRQVIQQHPNQSLPLTIQRNDETISLNVTPEAGEDGQGRIGVQLAPNGKVERQRASNIIEAFTTGATEFQRIVVLTGQGFVQLISNFSQTADQVAGPVKIVEIGASIAQSDAGNLFQFAALISVNLALINILPLPALDGGQLAFLLIEGLRGKPLPTHIQDGVMQTGLMLLLGLGIFLIVRDTANLEWVQNLF from the coding sequence ATGTCAGTTTTGGCAGCGATCGCAGTTTTAGCGCTATTGATCGTGGTACATGAACTGGGACACTTTATTGCAGCAAGGTCTCAAGGTATCCACGTTAACCGTTTCTCGCTGGGCTTTGGTCCGGTTTTGTTAAAGTACCAGGGAAAGGAAACTGAGTATGCTGTCAGGGCATTTCCTTTAGGTGGGTATGTCGGATTTCCTGATGACGATCCCGATAGCAAAATTCCGCCGAACGATCCTAATTTATTGCGCAACCGTCCTGTCCTCGATCGCGCAATTGTCATTAGTGCAGGTGTTATTGCTAACTTGATCTTTGCCTATTTATTGCTCGTCGTCCAGATTGGTACCGTTGGCGCGCCGCAACTTAATTTTGAGCCTGGCGTTTTAGTTCCGGCGGTTGTTACCGAACAAACGAGTGTAGCTGCCCAAGCTGGTATCAAGCCAGGGGACATTATTATCAGTGTAGATGGGAAAGAATTACCCGCTTCGCAAGAAGCACTACCTTATCTACGCCAGGTGATTCAACAACACCCGAATCAATCGTTACCACTGACAATTCAACGCAACGACGAAACCATTTCGTTGAACGTGACACCCGAAGCGGGTGAAGATGGTCAAGGGCGCATCGGCGTACAGTTAGCGCCTAATGGTAAAGTCGAGCGTCAGCGTGCAAGTAATATCATAGAAGCGTTTACGACAGGTGCGACTGAATTTCAGCGGATTGTCGTTTTGACAGGGCAAGGTTTTGTTCAGTTAATCAGTAACTTTAGTCAAACCGCCGATCAAGTCGCTGGCCCTGTAAAAATTGTAGAAATTGGTGCAAGTATTGCCCAATCGGATGCAGGAAACTTATTTCAATTTGCAGCGTTAATCAGCGTTAACCTGGCTTTGATTAATATTCTGCCGCTACCTGCGTTAGATGGCGGACAACTCGCGTTTTTACTTATTGAAGGCTTGCGTGGTAAGCCTCTACCTACCCATATTCAAGACGGAGTCATGCAAACAGGACTCATGCTATTGTTAGGGTTAGGTATCTTCTTAATTGTGCGCGATACTGCTAACCTTGAGTGGGTGCAGAATTTGTTCTAG
- the rpsN gene encoding 30S ribosomal protein S14, whose product MAKKSMIEREKKRQKLVTKYAQKREALIEQFEQATSQREKLEIHRQIQQLPRNSAPTRLHNRCWVTGRPRGVYRDFGLSRHVLREWAHQGLLPGVVKSSW is encoded by the coding sequence ATGGCTAAAAAAAGTATGATTGAGCGCGAGAAAAAGCGCCAGAAACTTGTAACAAAGTATGCGCAAAAGCGGGAAGCGTTAATTGAGCAGTTTGAACAAGCAACTTCACAACGCGAGAAGTTAGAAATTCATCGCCAAATTCAACAGCTACCACGCAATAGCGCACCAACACGCTTGCATAACCGCTGCTGGGTTACGGGGCGTCCTAGAGGAGTCTATCGGGATTTTGGTCTATCTCGCCACGTATTGCGCGAATGGGCACACCAAGGATTACTTCCTGGAGTTGTCAAATCTAGCTGGTAA
- the nth gene encoding endonuclease III, translated as MSIVRKLASKKQRALEILNRLKRLYPEAPCTLNYATPVQLLVATILSAQCTDERVNQVTPELFRRFPDAVAIANADLTEIETIIRPTGFYRNKAKNIQAACRILVQEYGGNVPARMEKLLTLPGVARKTANVVLAHAYDIHVGVTVDTHVKRLSYRLGLTKHTDPLHIERDLMRLLPQEDWENWSIRLIYHGRAICKARNPLCDACVLADLCPSANLLNPPQQELPSVLPAQTPAT; from the coding sequence GTGAGTATTGTTCGTAAATTGGCAAGTAAAAAGCAACGGGCGCTGGAAATTCTGAATCGCTTGAAGCGATTGTATCCAGAAGCCCCTTGTACGTTAAATTATGCGACGCCGGTGCAACTTTTGGTAGCGACGATTCTCTCTGCGCAGTGTACTGATGAACGCGTGAATCAAGTGACACCAGAGTTGTTTCGGCGGTTCCCCGATGCAGTGGCGATCGCGAATGCCGATCTTACTGAGATAGAAACGATAATTCGTCCCACAGGTTTCTATCGTAACAAGGCAAAAAACATTCAAGCGGCTTGTCGCATCTTGGTGCAAGAGTACGGTGGTAACGTGCCAGCGCGGATGGAAAAATTGTTAACGTTGCCAGGAGTTGCGCGCAAAACAGCTAATGTTGTTCTCGCTCATGCTTATGATATCCATGTTGGAGTAACAGTAGATACTCATGTCAAGCGGTTATCGTATCGCTTAGGATTAACGAAGCATACCGATCCGCTGCATATTGAGCGTGACTTGATGCGCTTATTACCTCAAGAAGACTGGGAAAACTGGTCGATTCGATTAATTTATCACGGTCGGGCAATTTGCAAAGCCCGAAATCCTTTGTGTGACGCTTGTGTGCTAGCTGACTTATGTCCATCTGCTAATCTTCTAAATCCGCCGCAGCAAGAATTACCTTCAGTTTTGCCCGCACAAACTCCCGCTACTTAG